Proteins encoded together in one Acanthochromis polyacanthus isolate Apoly-LR-REF ecotype Palm Island chromosome 12, KAUST_Apoly_ChrSc, whole genome shotgun sequence window:
- the iglon5 gene encoding igLON family member 5, with protein MGCPLLRNAFAGLVLVLLSKGSCVHGAEFGHLPDNITVLEGESVTLRCRIDEEVTHKAWLNRSNILFTGTDKWSLDKRVTLVNSNNSDFSIHIDKVQIADEGPYTCTFQANNKPRIAHVYLIVQVPARIVNISKNVSVNEGENVNLYCLAVGRPEPTVTWKDQKYGLVSEGEFLDITEIKRQQAEDYECITNNGVAPPDQRKVKVTVNYPPMITDMKNMPAHLGKTAIMRCEAMAVPPASFEWYRDDHRLVESDNTLRIKNEKTRSLLLFTNVTEKHFGNYTCFASNRLGASNASMLLFRPGALQGRGSGLHAGMSVSMCAWVSLSAVLLLKV; from the exons GGTCCTGTGTGCACGGAGCAGAATTCGGACACCTGCCGGACAACATTACAGTGTTGGAAGGCGAAAGCGTCACTTTGAG GTGTCGGATTGACGAGGAGGTGACCCACAAGGCTTGGCTGAACCGCTCGAATATCCTCTTCACGGGGACAGATAAGTGGTCGCTGGACAAGCGTGTGACACTGgtcaacagcaacaacagcgaCTTCTCCATCCACATCGACAAAGTGCAAATAGCCGACGAAGGGCCCTACACCTGCACCTTCCAGGCCAATAACAAGCCGCGCATTGCCCATGTCTACCTCATCGTCCAAG TGCCGGCCAGAATCGTCAACATCTCAAAAAACGTCTCCGTGAACGAAGGAGAGAATGTAAACCTCTACTGTCTGGCAGTCGGCCGGCCTGAGCCCACTGTCACCTGGAAAGACCAGAAAT ATGGGCTGGTGAGTGAGGGGGAGTTCCTAGACATCACGGAGATCAAGAGACAACAGGCCGAGGACTACGAATGCATCACCAACAATGGCGTGGCTCCGCCCGACCAGCGCAAGGTCAAAGTCACAGTCAATT ATCCTCCCATGATCACAGACATGAAGAACATGCCAGCGCATTTGGGGAAGACAGCCATCATGCGTTGTGAAGCCATGGCAGTCCCACCAGCCTCCTTTGAGTGGTACAgagatgaccatag ACTGGTAGAGAGTGACAACACCCTAAGGATCAAAAACGAGAAGACGCGTTCTCTGTTACTGTTCACCAATGTGACAGAGAAACATTTTGGCAACTACACTTGCTTTGCCTCGAACCGTCTGGGGGCTTCCAACGCCAGTATGCTGCTGTTTC GACCGGGGGCTCTACAGGGGCGAGGGAGCGGTTTACATGCAGGGATGAGCGTCAGCATGTGTGCTTGGGTTTCCCTCTCCGCCGTCCTCCTGCTGAAGGTGTAA